The following coding sequences are from one Eucalyptus grandis isolate ANBG69807.140 chromosome 11, ASM1654582v1, whole genome shotgun sequence window:
- the LOC104448077 gene encoding cucurbitadienol 11-hydroxylase — protein MWIIGTFVSGLAIAWLAHWVYKWKNPKCGGVLPPGSLGLPLIGETLQLMVPSYSMDLNPFLKKRIQRYGKTFRTSVAGRAVVVSADPGFRHFVVQQDGRLFDSWSLDTFAKIFAQESEGSTNIPNVHKYIRSTVLKHFGVEGLREKLLPLMEEVSRVTIKSWLGQESIDVKYATGTMAIGFGAKQLLSYGPKQSSEKFFDLFFAFIRGLMSIPFNIPGTLHYKCLKDHKKALSIIREIVKERFSSPETPYNDYLSHIMADMGKEKFLTEDSMVQLIFTLLWVSFDSLSTALTLALMFLEENPKALQEITDEHDAIIQQRELTDSSITWKEYKSMPFTLHVIHESLRLGSLSPGMLRRTKRDVEWNGFTIPAGWGVWISTTAFHFDPETYRDPTTFNPWRWKDCKSDALLKNFMPFGSGMKQCAGADYTRVFLATFLHVLVTKYRFIKVKRGLIRRNPILNIGEGLHIKVMEK, from the exons ATGTGGATTATCGGAACGTTCGTGTCGGGACTGGCCATCGCATGGCTCGCTCACTGGGTTTACAAGTGGAAGAACCCTAAGTGTGGCGGCGTTCTTCCTCCCGGTTCTTTGGGGCTTCCTCTCATCGGTGAGACCCTTCAGTTGATGGTTCCTAGCTACTCGATGGACCTCAACCCATTCCTTAAGAAGAGAATACAAAG GTACGGCAAGACATTTCGGACGAGTGTGGCGGGTCGAGCAGTTGTAGTGTCGGCCGATCCAGGATTCCGCCATTTCGTTGTTCAGCAGGATGGCAGGCTGTTTGACTCATGGTCTCTGGACACATTCGCAAAGATTTTCGCACAAGAGAGCGAGGGCAGCACCAACATCCCGAACGTCCACAAGTACATCCGAAGCACGGTTCTAAAGCACTTCGGCGTGGAGGGCCTCAGGGAGAAGTTGCTTCCCTTGATGGAAGAAGTGTCTCGAGTGACCATAAAGAGTTGGTTAGGCCAAGAATCCATCGACGTAAAATATGCCACTGGAACC ATGGCAATTGGATTCGGTGCAAAGCAACTGCTAAGTTATGGTCCTAAACAATCGTCagagaaattttttgatttattctTTGCATTTATCCGGGGGCTTATGTCAATTCCTTTTAACATACCGGGTACATTACATTACAAATGCTTGAAG GACCATAAAAAGGCGTTGTCAATCATTCGAGAGATCGTAAAAGAGCGGTTTTCTTCGCCAGAGACCCCCTACAACGACTACCTTTCTCACATCATGGCAGATATGGGCAAAGAGAAATTCCTGACAGAGGATTCCATGGTTCAGCTTATATTTACGCTTCTTTGGGTCAGCTTTGATTCTCTTTCGACAGCACTGACATTAGCTCTAATGTTCCTCGAAGAGAATCCTAAAGCATTGCAAGAAATCACG GATGAGCACGATGCCATAATACAGCAAAGAGAATTAACAGACTCCTCGATCACGTGGAAAGAATACAAGTCAATGCCTTTCACTCTTCAT GTAATACATGAATCACTAAGGTTGGGAAGCCTCTCACCAGGAATGTTGAGGAGGACAAAAAGGGATGTAGAATGGAACG GATTCACGATTCCAGCAGGCTGGGGAGTCTGGATATCCACTACCGCTTTTCACTTTGATCCCGAGACATACAGAGATCCTACGACGTTCAATCCATGGCGCTGGAAG GACTGCAAATCGGATGCTCTGCTCAAGaatttcatgccttttggatcggGAATGAAACAATGTGCTGGTGCGGACTACACGAGAGTTTTCTTGGCAACTTTCCTGCACGTCTTGGTGACGAAATACAG ATTTATAAAGGTCAAGAGAGGTCTAATTCGCAGAAATCCGATTCTAAATATCGGGGAAGGCTTGCACATCAAGGTCatggaaaaatag
- the LOC104448078 gene encoding 2,3-bisphosphoglycerate-dependent phosphoglycerate mutase 2, whose translation MAAAVFNQASGIVQPHGCLNKSSNHQELGSVSFRFSQKVLNFEASQSMRGTRASDVRNSSAARVSGQAPVLDPVIIPSKSDSTEPKKKSSEAALILIRHGESLWNEKNLFTGCVDVPLTNKGIEEAIHAGQRISNIPVDMIFTSALIRAQMTAMLAMTQHRCKKVPIILHDGSEQARLWSEIFSEDTKEQSISVITAWQLNERMYGELQGLNKQETAERYGKEQVHEWRRSYDIPPPNGESLEMCAERAVAYFRDKIEPQLLAGKNVMIAAHGNSLRSIIMYLDKLTSQEVISLELSTGVPMLYIFKEGKFIRRGSPSAPTDVGVYAYTKSLAKYRQKLDEMFQ comes from the exons ATGGCCGCTGCTGTATTTAATCAAGCAAGTGGAATTGTTCAGCCTCATGGCTGTCTCAACAAATCTTCCAACCATCAGGAATTGGGCAGTGTTTCATTCAGATTTTCTCAGAAAGTTCTTAATTTTGAAGCTAGTCAGTCAATGCGAGGAACTCGGGCTTCCGACGTAAGGAACTCCTCTGCTGCTAGAGTTTCAGGCCAAGCTCCGGTGCTTGATCCAGTTATAATTCCCTCAAAGAGTGATTCCACAGAGCCCAAGAAAAAATCAA GTGAAGCAGCTCTTATATTGATTCGGCATGGTGAGTCTTTGTGGAATGAAAAGAACCTATTTACAGGTTGTGTAGACGTACCACTTACCAATAAGGGTATAGAGGAAGCAATTCATGCTGgacaaagaattagcaacatACCTGTCGACATGATTTTTACGTCGGCACTGATTCGTGCGCAGATGACAGCGATGCTTGCCATGACTCAGCACCGTTGTAAAAAG GTGCCAATCATCTTGCATGACGGGAGTGAGCAGGCTAGGTTATGGAGCGAAATCTTCAGTGAAGACACAAAGGAACAATCCATTTCTGTCATAACAGCTTGGCAATTAAATGAAAGAAT GTATGGCGAATTACAAGGTCTGAATAAGCAGGAAACAGCAGAAAGATACGGAAAGGAACAAGTTCACGAGTGGCGTCGAAGTTATGACATTCCTCCTCCCAATGGGGAGAGTCTGGAAATGTGTGCCGAAAGAGCTGTTGCTTATTTTAGAGATAAG ATAGAACCTCAACTTCTAGCTGGGAAGAACGTTATGATTGCTGCCCATGGGAATTCTTTGAGGTCCATCATAATGTACCTTGACAAATTAACTTCCCAGGAG GTTATAAGTCTAGAACTATCAACAGGTGTACCGATGCTATACATTTTTAAAGAGGGTAAATTCATTAGGAGAGGAAGTCCCTCGGCACCTACGGATGTTGGAGTATATGCATATACTAAG AGTTTGGCTAAGTACAGGCAGAAATTGGATGAGATGTTCCAGTAG